The nucleotide window AATCTCGTCAGTAGGACTGAGAGGGGGCGAGCTGTGGGAACAAATCGGGTAGGGTGGTGGTTGGAAATGGCAGTGACTGACAAAAGTGTGGATCCGATCAAGGATGGTTGGATCACTCCCACGGTGGCAGTGTTAGCAAAAACGATGTTCCATGCGTGCGAACAGTGAGTAGGAAAGAGGAGTTACGATGGAAGTAGTAGAGAAAGGTCCTGGGAGGCGGCGACTGCGAGGCAATCCGTGGTTTTCGTTGGTGGCGGTCGCCTTTGGCGTCATTATGGTCGGTCTCGATGCCACGGTCGTCTCGATCGCAAACCCATTCATCGCGCGTGGCCTACACGCGAACCTAGCGGATCTGCAATGGGTGACCAATGGCTACCTACTCGTCACCGCCGTCTTGCTTATTCCGGCAGGAAAGCTCGGTGACCGTCTTGGTCGTCGAAAAATTTATCTGATCGGCATGGCGGGGTTTGCTCTCGCGAGCGCCGGTGTCGGTCTTTCGGGCTCGATCGGTCTGGTGATCACGTTCCGTGCCTTCCAGGGTGCCTTCGGTGCGTTGATCATGCCAAATACCTTGGCCATTTTGCGTAAGACTTTTCCATTGGAGAAGCTGAATACTGCGATTGGGGTGTGGGGTGCTACCTCGGCCATCGCCATTGCAGGAGGCCCAATCGTGGGCGGCCTGCTTGTCCAGGATGTTTCGTGGCAATCTGTTTTCTATTTGAACGTCCCGGTCGCGATCATTGGCATCATTATCAGCGTCCTCGTGCTGCATGAAAGCAGAGAGACCGATGTCGAGTCTCCGGACTATCCGGGCATCGTCACCTTGGCTGCCTCGTTGTTCCTGCTGGTTTTTGGGCTCATCAAGACCCAGACCTGGGGATGGGCAGATCCGAAGACACTTGCCTGCTTTGGTGGGGCCATCGTCGCCGCCGGGCTCTTTATCTTCGCGGAGGGTAAAGTCACCAACCCATTGGTTCCACTTCGGATCTTTGCGAGCCGCGCACTCTCGATGTCGACCATCAGCGTCATCTTGAACTTCTTCGCCTTCTATGGCGTGATCTTCTTTGTCTCGTTGTATCTGCAAGAGGTCCATGGCTACACGCCAATCGAGGCAGGAGTACGGTTGCTACCGCTTACCGCGATGTTCGTTATCTCAGCTCCCCTTGGTGCGGTCCTTAACCATCATTTTGGTCCAAGATTTCCGGTCACGATTGGCATGTTGCTATCGGCAGGTGGGCTTTGGGTGCTGACGAGTCTTGAGGTCTCGTCGAACTATCTTCTGTTGGCGATCCCGTTCGTCATTCTCGGTCTCGGTGTTGGGTTTGTATTGACGGCGACCTCTGACGCGATCGTTGGCAACGCTCCTTCACAGGATGCAGGTGTTGCCGGTGGGGTCCAGTCAACGGCACTCCAGATCGGCGGGGTGATTGGGACCTCTGTTCTTGGTTCGGTCTTGCTTGATCGGGTTGGCTCGACACTGGTTGGAAAATTGACCCACGCTGGGGTTCCGGGTGCGCTAGCGCCGAAGATACTGGCCGCCAAGCCACTCGTCGCCGAAGGCGCGGTGCCACGTATCGCCCACATTCCGCCTGCTCTGCAGCTGGCGATTACCAACGGATCCCACGCTGCGTTTCTGTCGGGACTTCATGTTGCTATGGTGGTAGCCATCGCCGTCAGTCTTCTGGGGGCAGTAACGGGGTTCGCGATCGGCAACAAGCGTCCATCTGAGGATCAAGAGTCTGAGATGATCAGCGACTGAAAGACCGATGGTTATGCCGATGCCGTCAGCACCGTGGAGCTGCTATCCACCATTGCTGACGGCATCGGCATCTCTGCCCTGAACATCGCTGGAGTGTTGGATCAGGTGATTTGACGTACCATGCGTGCCGATGCGATTGCTGTCCAGACGAGGTTCCAGTATTGTGGCCGCGCCAGAGTTCGTCGTTGTGAAGTATCCTTGGCCAGACGGACGTGCAAGAGTAGGTTCCATGGCGGTGGATATCCCTCGAAGGGCTTTGATAACTAGGGCCACCGCCGAACACCAGTGGGTGCCGAGACGCCTAGTGGTAGGCGCGAGGAGTGTCGGATCACCCTTGACCTGTTCGGGATCGTGTGATGGTGGCTCGCTACCTGTATGACGGTTGCGGTGCTACCGTCATAGCCTTGAGGACCACCGTCATAGCCTTGGGGCCCACTGTCATGGTGCTCGAGGTCCCCGAACGTGCCCAGCTACTTTGGTGTTGGTAGGGATTGGGAGATGAGGACTACTCATCGTCGTAAGGGACTTTTGGTGG belongs to Ferrimicrobium sp. and includes:
- a CDS encoding MFS transporter; translated protein: MEVVEKGPGRRRLRGNPWFSLVAVAFGVIMVGLDATVVSIANPFIARGLHANLADLQWVTNGYLLVTAVLLIPAGKLGDRLGRRKIYLIGMAGFALASAGVGLSGSIGLVITFRAFQGAFGALIMPNTLAILRKTFPLEKLNTAIGVWGATSAIAIAGGPIVGGLLVQDVSWQSVFYLNVPVAIIGIIISVLVLHESRETDVESPDYPGIVTLAASLFLLVFGLIKTQTWGWADPKTLACFGGAIVAAGLFIFAEGKVTNPLVPLRIFASRALSMSTISVILNFFAFYGVIFFVSLYLQEVHGYTPIEAGVRLLPLTAMFVISAPLGAVLNHHFGPRFPVTIGMLLSAGGLWVLTSLEVSSNYLLLAIPFVILGLGVGFVLTATSDAIVGNAPSQDAGVAGGVQSTALQIGGVIGTSVLGSVLLDRVGSTLVGKLTHAGVPGALAPKILAAKPLVAEGAVPRIAHIPPALQLAITNGSHAAFLSGLHVAMVVAIAVSLLGAVTGFAIGNKRPSEDQESEMISD